A stretch of Lathyrus oleraceus cultivar Zhongwan6 chromosome 6, CAAS_Psat_ZW6_1.0, whole genome shotgun sequence DNA encodes these proteins:
- the LOC127097496 gene encoding ubiquitin domain-containing protein 7SL RNA1-like, whose amino-acid sequence MDVIFEVQRGRSFSIEVGFFDTILEIKEKIQKYHRIPISRQNLIFNGQILQDDGDIWKCAIFQNSRIHLMVTTTADSDHRKLQIDQDTKFHLNVKTPSSKSHFHVEIDKHDTVLKLKQKIHDIDQNDVPVINIMLHSSGTELHDNQFLRDCYLSEKSEVEVSFKPHIPAAPAIVGGGGGASKKLKVMVLPKSGIKKVAVEMNASDNVGELKKELHKLCQRLQFHLPPEGYFFIYKQNVMEDDKSFRWHNVSQGDTIEIFNGSVTGGS is encoded by the coding sequence ATGGATGTAATTTTTGAAGTGCAAAGAGGAAGATCATTCTCCATTGAAGTAGGTTTTTTCGACACTATTTTGGAAATTAAAGAAAAAATCCAAAAGTATCACAGAATTCCAATCTCCAGACAAAATCTAATTTTTAATGGCCAAATTCTTCAAGACGACGGTGATATTTGGAAGTGCGCGATTTTTCAAAACTCACGTATTCATCTTATGGTGACCACCACCGCAGATTCTGATCATCGGAAATTACAAATAGATCAGGATACCAAATTTCACCTCAACGTTAAAACTCCTTCGTCCAAATCTCACTTTCATGTTGAAATTGACAAACACGATACCGTTTTAAAGCTCAAACAAAAAATTCACGACATTGATCAAAATGATGTCCCAGTTATCAATATCATGTTGCATTCAAGTGGAACTGAATTGCATGATAATCAGTTCTTACGTGATTGCTATCTTTCGGAGAAGAGCGAAGTTGAAGTGAGTTTTAAGCCACACATACCGGCAGCACCTGCTATTGTTGGTGGTGGAGGTGGAGCATCAAAGAAGTTGAAGGTAATGGTTTTGCCTAAAAGTGGTATAAAGAAAGTAGCTGTTGAAATGAATGCTTCTGATAACGTTGGAGAATTGAAAAAAGAGCTTCATAAATTGTGTCAAAGACTTCAATTTCATCTTCCACCAGAAGGTTACTTTTTCATTTATAAACAAAATGTTATGGAGGATGATAAGTCTTTTCGATGGCACAATGTTTCTCAAGGTGATACCATTGAAATCTTTAATGGTAGTGTTACTGGTGGATCAtga